A portion of the Adhaeribacter radiodurans genome contains these proteins:
- a CDS encoding 3-hydroxyacyl-CoA dehydrogenase family protein: MYENMEIVVLASPETEPEFRQKFPSPPLLYQVVFSYEALLPLLDNADVVFDYFLADEPQQLRLYAHRTNLIVFCQAAKIQLAALASTLPTLNCVLLGFNGLPGFLNRPILEVSVLYPASIPKLQTVCAYLNTEYLLVGDRVGMVTPRVIAMIINEACYTLQENTAQIQDIEVSMKLGTNYPYGPFEWANRIGIRHVYKLLTALYADTKDERYKICPLLKTKYLRGEMF, translated from the coding sequence ATGTACGAAAATATGGAAATAGTGGTGTTAGCTTCGCCCGAAACTGAACCAGAGTTTCGGCAAAAGTTTCCGAGTCCCCCTTTACTATATCAAGTAGTGTTTTCTTATGAGGCATTGCTCCCCCTGTTAGATAATGCAGATGTAGTTTTTGATTATTTTTTAGCAGATGAACCGCAGCAATTACGCTTGTATGCGCACCGGACTAATTTAATTGTATTTTGCCAAGCAGCCAAGATTCAGTTAGCTGCATTAGCTTCTACCCTACCAACTCTTAATTGTGTTCTATTAGGCTTTAATGGCCTACCGGGCTTCTTAAATCGTCCCATCTTAGAGGTTTCTGTTTTATATCCAGCTTCTATTCCGAAATTACAAACAGTTTGTGCGTACCTGAACACAGAGTACTTATTAGTTGGGGACCGGGTTGGTATGGTAACCCCGCGCGTTATTGCCATGATAATTAACGAAGCCTGCTATACTCTACAGGAAAATACCGCCCAAATACAAGATATTGAGGTAAGTATGAAATTAGGCACCAATTACCCGTATGGTCCGTTTGAATGGGCAAACCGGATAGGTATTCGCCATGTATACAAATTATTAACCGCTCTTTATGCAGATACAAAAGATGAACGTTATAAGATTTGTCCGCTATTAAAAACCAAGTATTTACGAGGAGAGATGTTTTAA
- the glmS gene encoding glutamine--fructose-6-phosphate transaminase (isomerizing) — MCGIVAYVGHREACPIIIKGLKRLEYRGYDSAGIALLNGNLNVYKKKGKVSELESFISDKNTHSHIGMGHTRWATHGEPNDANAHPHYSSSKKIAIIHNGIIENYGSLKQHLVNKGYEFHSDTDSEVFINLIEDIRENNHISLAEAVRLALHEVVGAYAIVVISHDSPNQLIAARKGSPLVIGIGKDEFFLASDATPIIEYTNEVVYLNDYELAVIKDGQLDIRTREDVSQTPYIQKLELELESIEKGGYPHFMLKEIFEQPRSILDSMRGRLVAENSHLVMASVIEFENKFKNADRIIIVACGTSWHAGLVAEYLIEEFARVPVEVEYASEFRYRNPIIKEGDIVIAISQSGETADTLAALELAKSKGAMIFGVCNVVGSSIARATDAGAYTHAGPEIGVASTKAFTAQVTVLTLLAMMIAEKRGTIETSVLKQIMMEMEQIPSKVEKALQLDTEIKVISEIFKDAANFLYLGRGYNFPVALEGALKLKEISYIHAEGYPAAEMKHGPIALIDANMPVVVIATKDSSYEKIVSNIQEVKARKGRIIAIVTEGDSIIPDMAEFVIEVPDTHEALTPLLSVIPLQLLSYHIAVMRGCNVDQPRNLAKSVTVE, encoded by the coding sequence ATGTGCGGCATTGTAGCATATGTAGGGCACCGAGAGGCCTGCCCTATTATCATCAAAGGTTTAAAACGTTTAGAATACCGCGGCTACGATAGTGCTGGTATTGCTTTACTGAACGGCAACTTAAACGTTTATAAGAAAAAAGGAAAAGTAAGCGAACTCGAAAGCTTTATCTCTGATAAAAATACTCATAGTCATATTGGAATGGGCCACACCCGTTGGGCTACTCACGGTGAACCTAATGATGCTAATGCGCATCCCCATTATTCCAGTTCTAAAAAAATTGCCATTATCCATAACGGCATTATTGAAAATTACGGGTCTTTAAAACAGCATTTAGTAAATAAAGGCTATGAATTCCATAGTGATACCGATTCGGAAGTATTCATTAATCTAATTGAGGATATTCGTGAAAATAACCATATTTCGTTAGCAGAAGCAGTTCGTTTAGCCCTGCATGAAGTAGTAGGTGCGTACGCCATTGTGGTTATTTCGCACGATTCACCAAATCAATTAATTGCGGCCCGTAAGGGAAGCCCGCTAGTAATTGGGATAGGTAAAGATGAGTTCTTCCTGGCCTCAGATGCTACTCCCATTATTGAGTATACCAACGAGGTAGTGTACCTGAACGATTATGAATTAGCCGTAATTAAGGATGGACAGTTAGACATTCGTACGCGCGAAGATGTATCGCAAACCCCTTACATTCAAAAGTTAGAACTCGAGCTTGAATCCATTGAAAAAGGCGGTTATCCGCACTTCATGCTGAAAGAAATTTTTGAGCAGCCCCGTTCTATTTTAGATAGCATGCGCGGTAGATTGGTAGCGGAAAACAGCCATTTAGTAATGGCCAGCGTAATTGAATTCGAGAATAAATTTAAAAATGCTGACCGGATTATTATTGTAGCTTGTGGTACTTCGTGGCACGCTGGCTTAGTAGCTGAATATTTAATTGAAGAATTTGCCCGTGTTCCTGTAGAAGTAGAATATGCTTCGGAGTTCCGGTACCGTAATCCTATAATTAAAGAAGGCGATATAGTAATTGCTATTTCCCAATCTGGCGAAACGGCTGATACTTTAGCCGCGCTAGAACTGGCTAAATCTAAGGGCGCCATGATTTTTGGTGTTTGTAACGTAGTTGGTTCTTCCATTGCTCGTGCTACCGATGCGGGTGCTTATACCCATGCTGGTCCGGAAATTGGAGTAGCTAGTACAAAAGCCTTTACCGCGCAAGTAACTGTTTTAACCTTGCTTGCAATGATGATTGCGGAAAAACGCGGTACCATTGAAACCTCTGTTTTAAAGCAAATAATGATGGAAATGGAACAAATTCCATCTAAAGTAGAGAAAGCTTTACAATTAGATACTGAGATAAAAGTTATTTCGGAAATATTTAAAGATGCGGCTAATTTCTTATACCTAGGTCGGGGATATAATTTCCCGGTAGCCCTGGAAGGAGCTTTAAAGCTAAAAGAAATTTCCTACATCCACGCCGAAGGATATCCGGCAGCCGAAATGAAACACGGGCCAATTGCTCTTATCGATGCTAATATGCCGGTAGTAGTAATTGCTACAAAAGATTCTTCTTACGAAAAAATTGTTTCCAACATTCAAGAAGTGAAAGCTCGCAAAGGTCGGATAATTGCTATTGTTACTGAAGGGGACTCTATTATTCCGGATATGGCTGAGTTTGTTATTGAAGTTCCGGATACACACGAAGCCTTAACTCCCTTGCTTTCTGTAATTCCGTTGCAGTTACTTTCTTATCATATTGCTGTTATGCGTGGTTGCAACGTAGATCAGCCACGTAACTTAGCTAAATCGGTAACGGTTGAATAA
- a CDS encoding DUF4270 family protein, with protein sequence MNWPIKRPVFFVLSLVSLFACDDSNDLGTAFEGSLIDAVYTDTISIKASTVLANDSIVGYQRGNLLIGNFTTEKFGTTTAQSYLVVGPTGGSFAASAGIPDSVVLSLDYDEYYGDTTKNFALEARELGTLFRTDATYYTNNNNNLEALPTLIGTTNFVPKPKRTNSQTASTGTVTKTSIPVRIRLNNELGQRIMALPSATLSNPTEFAKSFKGIVLSSDANTNAALGFAPDADSTYLRIYYTSSDNKKQKYDLAISGSNDRLNQITSSLAGSILAALNKSGDSIASEATNNEAYLQESTGIVTKITFPYLNHFKEKLSLSDLAINRAELIIPVKENPSYLPSPAAYLVETNKSNRILKNAGLPRVLREDALETATSGGTQQAAALRYNKDKKAYIVNVTKYVQDLIYNKQSIYGTLTSNSLLLVPTSRTGLLDVTGKTVLEATGLYSSILQIGGSNQIKLRLYFSKTN encoded by the coding sequence ATGAATTGGCCAATTAAGCGACCTGTTTTTTTTGTTTTATCTCTTGTTTCTCTTTTTGCCTGCGATGACTCGAATGATTTAGGTACTGCTTTTGAAGGTAGCCTGATAGATGCTGTTTATACAGATACTATAAGTATTAAAGCTTCCACTGTTTTAGCAAACGATTCAATTGTTGGTTATCAAAGAGGTAATTTATTAATTGGTAACTTCACCACTGAAAAGTTTGGTACTACTACTGCTCAATCGTATTTAGTTGTTGGACCTACAGGTGGCAGTTTTGCTGCCAGTGCGGGTATTCCAGATTCGGTAGTGCTCTCCTTAGATTATGACGAATATTACGGAGATACTACCAAGAACTTTGCTTTAGAAGCTCGGGAATTAGGTACGCTTTTCCGGACAGATGCTACGTATTATACTAATAATAACAATAATCTAGAAGCCTTACCTACACTTATAGGTACTACCAATTTTGTGCCTAAACCTAAACGTACTAATTCGCAAACTGCTTCTACCGGTACGGTAACTAAAACTTCTATACCGGTTCGGATTAGACTTAATAATGAATTAGGGCAGCGCATAATGGCCTTGCCAAGTGCTACCTTGAGTAACCCAACAGAGTTTGCTAAATCGTTTAAAGGGATTGTTCTGAGCTCTGACGCAAATACTAATGCCGCACTAGGTTTTGCGCCGGATGCAGATAGTACCTATTTACGAATTTACTATACTTCATCGGATAATAAAAAGCAGAAATATGATTTAGCTATTAGTGGTAGCAACGACCGGTTAAATCAAATTACAAGTAGTTTAGCAGGTAGCATCCTTGCTGCGCTCAATAAGTCGGGAGATTCAATTGCTTCGGAAGCCACAAACAACGAAGCCTATTTGCAGGAAAGCACTGGCATTGTTACTAAAATTACTTTTCCTTACCTTAATCATTTTAAAGAGAAGCTTAGTTTATCGGATTTAGCTATTAACCGGGCAGAATTAATTATACCGGTAAAAGAAAATCCTTCTTATTTACCATCACCGGCAGCTTATCTGGTAGAAACAAATAAATCTAACAGAATCTTAAAAAATGCTGGTTTGCCGCGGGTATTAAGAGAAGATGCATTAGAAACAGCCACGAGCGGTGGCACTCAACAAGCGGCGGCACTGCGTTATAATAAAGATAAAAAAGCTTATATTGTTAATGTTACTAAGTACGTGCAGGATTTAATCTATAATAAACAATCCATCTACGGTACATTAACCAGCAACAGTTTATTACTAGTACCCACTTCCCGAACCGGACTTTTAGATGTTACCGGAAAAACTGTATTGGAAGCTACTGGTCTTTATTCCTCTATTCTGCAAATAGGTGGCTCAAATCAAATAAAGCTGCGCCTTTATTTCTCCAAAACCAACTAA
- a CDS encoding glycogen/starch synthase: protein MSKLRILYAATEINPFLQTTQVSEFLRMLPQGMQERGMEIRIFVPRFGLINERKNRLHEVVRLSGINIAVGEEEKPLIIKVASIPNAKLQVYFIDNEDYFHRKSVLVDKDNKFYTDNDERAIFFCKGVLETVKKLGWSPDIVHCNDWMTGLIPMYLKTTYKKDPIFKDAKSIFTVYNNEFDYKFEGDLLEKVKMLDIEDDMLTHLKTADFEGFVKVGMEYADLVSKSHEENFSENINALFKEFCSTKPINQIDSSDENFLDSYYNLYNELAN, encoded by the coding sequence ATGTCAAAACTTCGCATTTTATACGCTGCAACTGAAATTAATCCGTTTTTGCAAACCACCCAGGTTTCCGAGTTTTTAAGGATGCTTCCCCAAGGTATGCAGGAACGCGGAATGGAAATCCGAATTTTTGTTCCGAGGTTTGGTTTGATTAACGAGCGTAAAAATCGTTTACACGAAGTAGTAAGATTATCTGGTATTAACATTGCCGTAGGTGAAGAAGAAAAACCGCTTATTATAAAAGTTGCCTCTATTCCAAATGCAAAGCTACAGGTATATTTTATAGATAACGAAGACTATTTCCATCGGAAATCAGTTTTAGTAGATAAAGACAATAAATTTTATACAGATAACGATGAAAGAGCTATCTTTTTCTGTAAAGGAGTATTAGAAACTGTTAAAAAATTAGGCTGGTCGCCGGATATTGTGCATTGTAACGATTGGATGACTGGTTTAATCCCTATGTACCTGAAAACTACTTATAAAAAAGATCCAATCTTTAAAGATGCCAAATCTATCTTTACAGTGTACAATAATGAGTTCGATTACAAATTTGAAGGTGATTTGCTTGAAAAAGTAAAAATGTTGGACATTGAAGATGATATGTTGACTCATTTAAAGACGGCTGATTTTGAAGGATTCGTAAAAGTTGGTATGGAATATGCTGACTTAGTTTCTAAATCGCACGAAGAAAATTTTAGTGAGAACATTAATGCTTTATTTAAAGAATTTTGCTCTACTAAACCTATTAACCAAATTGATTCTTCGGACGAAAACTTTTTAGATTCTTACTACAATCTTTATAATGAATTGGCCAATTAA
- the panC gene encoding pantoate--beta-alanine ligase, with product MQVITHLSDIKLLTEKIRATGKTIGFVPTMGALHLGHLELLRTASRNTDVTVCSIFVNPIQFNNAEDYRLYPKTIEKDVALLQENNCDIVFIPEAAEMYEQPALLKFNFGALEQVMEGFYRPGHFNGVATVVSKLFHLVKPHKAYFGQKDLQQFTIIRQLVRDLNFDLELICHEVVREADGLALSSRNQRLTPAGRQVAPRLYEALQLGTQLSEHRIPTVQEIKFKVEMFLQLYPQITLEYFEIVDAETLQPALDFTKSVALCLAAYLDNVRLIDNVILKPL from the coding sequence ATGCAAGTAATTACGCATCTATCAGACATTAAACTACTCACCGAAAAAATACGGGCGACCGGGAAAACGATTGGATTTGTGCCTACTATGGGAGCCTTGCACTTGGGGCATTTAGAACTGTTACGTACTGCTTCCCGCAATACCGACGTAACCGTTTGCAGCATTTTTGTTAACCCTATACAATTTAATAATGCAGAAGATTACCGTTTATATCCTAAAACTATCGAGAAAGATGTAGCCTTATTGCAGGAAAATAACTGCGATATTGTGTTTATACCGGAAGCAGCGGAAATGTACGAGCAACCAGCTTTATTAAAGTTTAATTTTGGAGCATTAGAACAAGTAATGGAGGGTTTTTACCGGCCCGGGCATTTTAATGGGGTTGCTACCGTAGTAAGTAAGCTATTTCATTTAGTAAAGCCCCATAAAGCTTATTTTGGCCAAAAAGACCTACAGCAATTTACTATTATCCGGCAATTAGTCCGGGACCTTAATTTTGATTTAGAGTTAATTTGCCACGAGGTAGTACGTGAAGCCGACGGATTAGCTTTATCGTCCAGGAACCAGCGATTAACACCCGCAGGACGACAGGTAGCGCCTCGCCTTTATGAAGCGCTGCAACTAGGAACGCAACTATCCGAACACAGGATACCTACAGTTCAGGAAATTAAATTTAAAGTTGAAATGTTCTTACAGCTGTACCCGCAAATTACTCTGGAATATTTTGAGATAGTAGATGCAGAAACGCTACAGCCAGCTTTGGATTTTACTAAATCGGTTGCTTTGTGCCTGGCCGCTTACCTGGATAATGTTCGCTTAATTGATAACGTTATACTAAAGCCATTATAA
- the panD gene encoding aspartate 1-decarboxylase: protein MQIEVLKSKIHRVKVTQAELHYVGSITIDEDLMDAANLVENEKVQIVNINNGERFETYVIKGERGTGVVCLNGPAARKVQVGDIVIVISYCLIDFNEAKTHQPTLIFPDQNNRLI, encoded by the coding sequence ATGCAAATAGAAGTTTTAAAATCAAAGATTCATCGGGTAAAAGTTACCCAGGCTGAACTGCATTATGTGGGCAGTATAACTATTGATGAAGACTTGATGGATGCCGCTAATCTGGTAGAAAACGAAAAAGTACAGATCGTTAATATTAACAATGGCGAACGTTTTGAAACGTACGTAATTAAAGGAGAACGGGGAACGGGTGTTGTCTGCTTAAATGGTCCGGCTGCCCGAAAAGTACAGGTGGGCGATATAGTAATTGTTATCTCGTACTGCTTAATTGATTTTAACGAAGCTAAAACGCATCAACCTACTCTTATCTTTCCTGACCAAAACAATCGGCTGATTTAG
- a CDS encoding lysylphosphatidylglycerol synthase transmembrane domain-containing protein, whose protein sequence is MKKLLTISKYILLAGLSIFLMWFALKGIDFTLVWKQLQHVNYFWIGVSLLLGIAGYLSRAYRWKMQLEPLGYQLPAFKTYHAMMVGYLANLVLPRAGEVIRCSILSKTSNVAVKASFGTVITERLIDMLMLLLLTGAAFLIEFDRIHTFFWNLFSAKVANYKTNSVLLYRVGGAAILVFALALILLYAFRKKLKENSLYLKIHDFLKGVAEGVLSIAKLKNKFAFVAHTVFVWFTYYLTGYIGFLALPATENLSPGAALSVLVVGSLGMSAPVQGGIGVFHIMVRSTLLLYSLSKETGMAYALVTHTSQTLLVVILGGISFIFSMLHPASAKPVPLVPAELNPVIYDEHAK, encoded by the coding sequence ATGAAAAAGCTGCTTACTATTAGTAAATATATTCTTTTAGCAGGGCTATCCATTTTTCTGATGTGGTTTGCTCTTAAGGGAATTGATTTTACTTTGGTTTGGAAACAATTACAACACGTTAATTATTTCTGGATAGGGGTTTCGCTCTTACTTGGAATAGCTGGTTATCTTAGTCGGGCTTACCGCTGGAAAATGCAATTAGAGCCATTGGGCTACCAGCTCCCTGCTTTTAAAACGTACCATGCCATGATGGTAGGGTACCTGGCTAATTTAGTGCTGCCGCGGGCCGGCGAAGTAATAAGATGCAGTATTTTAAGTAAAACAAGTAACGTTGCAGTAAAAGCTTCATTTGGTACCGTGATTACCGAGCGACTAATTGATATGTTAATGTTGCTGTTACTAACCGGAGCGGCATTCTTAATAGAATTTGACCGGATTCATACTTTCTTCTGGAATTTGTTCTCGGCAAAAGTAGCTAATTACAAAACCAATAGTGTTCTTCTATATCGGGTGGGAGGTGCTGCTATTTTAGTTTTTGCCTTGGCCTTGATCTTATTGTATGCTTTTCGGAAAAAGTTAAAAGAGAATTCTTTGTACTTGAAAATACACGATTTCTTGAAAGGCGTAGCCGAAGGTGTGCTTAGTATTGCCAAACTTAAAAACAAGTTTGCTTTTGTAGCGCACACTGTATTTGTATGGTTTACGTACTATTTAACCGGTTATATTGGTTTTCTGGCCTTGCCTGCTACCGAGAACTTAAGTCCGGGAGCGGCCTTGTCGGTTTTAGTGGTTGGTAGTTTGGGCATGAGCGCTCCGGTACAAGGTGGTATTGGGGTGTTTCATATTATGGTTCGTTCTACGCTGTTGCTTTATAGTTTATCTAAAGAAACGGGTATGGCTTATGCGTTAGTAACACATACTTCTCAAACCCTTTTAGTAGTTATACTGGGTGGTATTAGTTTTATTTTCAGCATGCTCCATCCGGCTTCAGCTAAACCAGTACCTTTGGTTCCGGCAGAATTAAATCCTGTTATTTATGACGAACACGCAAAGTAA
- the rfaE2 gene encoding D-glycero-beta-D-manno-heptose 1-phosphate adenylyltransferase: MTNTQSKIFKDVTAALPTIQQWQTAGDTIVFTNGCFDILHLGHVDYLEKARHLGNKLILGLNTDASVSNLKGPERPLQDEMSRARVMASLLFVDMVILFAEDTPYELIAAVKPDILVKGDDYAIENIVGHDLVQNNGGTVKTITLVKGYSTTNIVEKIKQQI; this comes from the coding sequence ATGACGAACACGCAAAGTAAAATATTTAAAGATGTAACCGCTGCTTTACCTACCATTCAGCAGTGGCAAACAGCCGGAGATACCATTGTATTTACCAATGGTTGTTTTGATATTTTACATTTAGGCCATGTAGATTACCTGGAAAAAGCCCGCCATTTAGGCAATAAATTAATACTAGGTTTAAACACCGATGCTTCGGTAAGCAACTTAAAAGGCCCGGAAAGACCACTTCAGGACGAAATGTCACGAGCCAGGGTTATGGCATCCTTGTTGTTTGTGGATATGGTAATATTGTTTGCAGAAGATACTCCATACGAGTTAATTGCGGCGGTAAAACCAGATATTCTGGTAAAAGGCGATGATTATGCTATTGAAAATATTGTAGGGCACGATCTCGTTCAGAATAATGGAGGAACCGTAAAAACCATTACGCTCGTAAAAGGATATTCTACTACAAATATTGTCGAGAAGATTAAACAACAAATTTAA
- a CDS encoding zinc metallopeptidase: MGGVYLIAILVMLVSLFVSWRLKSKFAQYSQIGLHSGLSGREIAEMMLADHNIRDVRVISTEGQLTDHYNPADKTVNLSEGVYASRSAAAAAVAAHECGHAVQHATAYSMLKFRSAMVPALSVASRYMQWIILIGIFMINTSIIPLTIGVALFALTTLFSFVTLPVEFDASRRALAWMDRRGVVTTQEHAMAKDSLKWAALTYVVAAIGSLATLLYYVSLLMGRRD; the protein is encoded by the coding sequence ATGGGTGGAGTATATTTAATAGCCATATTGGTAATGCTGGTTAGCTTATTTGTAAGCTGGCGGCTAAAAAGTAAATTCGCACAGTATTCGCAAATAGGATTACATTCTGGTTTAAGTGGCCGGGAAATTGCCGAGATGATGCTGGCTGATCATAATATCCGGGACGTTCGGGTTATTTCTACCGAAGGTCAATTAACCGACCATTATAATCCGGCTGATAAAACAGTTAACCTAAGTGAAGGCGTTTACGCTTCGCGGAGTGCGGCGGCGGCGGCAGTTGCTGCGCACGAATGTGGGCACGCAGTACAACACGCTACCGCTTACAGCATGCTTAAATTCCGGTCCGCTATGGTGCCAGCATTAAGTGTTGCTTCGCGGTATATGCAATGGATTATATTAATTGGTATTTTCATGATTAATACCAGTATCATCCCTTTAACTATTGGAGTAGCTTTATTTGCTTTAACTACTTTATTTAGTTTTGTTACTTTACCGGTAGAGTTTGATGCGAGCCGTAGAGCTTTGGCGTGGATGGACCGTAGGGGAGTAGTAACCACCCAGGAACACGCTATGGCCAAAGATTCCCTTAAATGGGCGGCTTTAACTTACGTAGTTGCAGCAATTGGTTCGTTAGCCACATTATTATATTATGTTTCTCTGTTAATGGGGCGCCGCGATTAA
- a CDS encoding acyl-CoA dehydrogenase: MDFRLTEEHLAVQEAARDFAQTELLPGVIERDEHQLFPAEQIKKMGELGFLGMMVDPKYGGGGMDTISYVLAMEEISKVDASASVVMSVNNSLVCWGVERYGTEEQKQKYLTRLATGEIIGAFCLSEPEAGSDATMQRTTAVDQDNHNIINGTKNWITNGSTASVYLVIAQTYPEKRHKGINAFIVERDTPGFVIGKKENKLGIRGSDTHSLMFTDVKVPKENRIGEDGFGFKFAMSVLNGGRIGIAAQALGIASGAYELSVKYAKERKTFGVEIAKHQAIQFKLAEMATNIDAARLLCLQAAADKDAGHDYTKSGAMAKLFSSKVAMDTTIEAVQVHGGYGFVKEYHVERLMRDAKITQIYEGTSEIQKIVISRELLK; this comes from the coding sequence ATGGATTTTAGACTAACCGAAGAACACCTGGCCGTACAAGAAGCGGCTCGTGATTTTGCCCAGACAGAATTACTGCCCGGAGTGATCGAACGCGACGAACACCAGCTATTTCCTGCGGAACAAATCAAAAAGATGGGGGAACTTGGTTTTCTGGGCATGATGGTAGACCCTAAATATGGTGGAGGCGGCATGGATACAATTTCGTACGTGCTAGCCATGGAAGAAATCTCGAAGGTAGATGCTTCGGCTTCGGTAGTAATGTCGGTAAATAATTCGCTGGTGTGTTGGGGAGTAGAAAGATACGGCACCGAAGAACAAAAGCAGAAATACCTGACCCGCTTAGCAACCGGCGAAATTATTGGCGCTTTTTGTTTATCTGAGCCCGAAGCTGGTTCCGATGCTACCATGCAACGCACAACAGCGGTAGATCAAGACAACCACAATATAATTAACGGCACTAAAAACTGGATTACAAATGGTAGCACAGCTTCCGTTTACTTGGTTATTGCGCAAACCTACCCAGAAAAGCGCCACAAAGGTATAAACGCTTTTATTGTGGAGCGCGATACTCCTGGCTTTGTAATAGGTAAAAAAGAAAATAAACTAGGCATTAGAGGCTCCGATACGCACTCGCTTATGTTTACCGACGTGAAAGTACCCAAAGAGAACCGCATAGGCGAAGATGGCTTTGGGTTTAAGTTTGCCATGAGTGTACTAAACGGCGGACGCATAGGTATTGCGGCACAAGCTTTAGGTATTGCTTCGGGTGCCTATGAGTTATCGGTTAAATACGCGAAAGAACGTAAAACCTTTGGGGTAGAAATAGCAAAACATCAAGCCATTCAATTTAAATTGGCCGAAATGGCTACCAATATAGATGCGGCACGCTTACTTTGCCTGCAAGCGGCCGCCGATAAAGATGCTGGCCACGATTATACCAAGTCCGGAGCCATGGCTAAATTGTTTTCCTCTAAAGTAGCCATGGACACTACTATAGAAGCGGTGCAAGTACATGGCGGATACGGATTTGTGAAAGAATACCACGTAGAAAGGCTAATGCGCGATGCAAAAATTACGCAAATTTATGAAGGCACCTCTGAGATTCAGAAAATAGTAATATCAAGAGAGTTATTGAAATAA
- a CDS encoding AraC family transcriptional regulator, protein MEDYNKVIESLGVRYIKSKNYVLQQPFGVRNFYDVGNNLYLLHRGVIAFGDEKQIVEEGEMLFVPGGRSTKIYFGDPDSRMISNDDLISNKEKFFRSNNDLDLIGDAEESHSFVSFEAKVFDSVNFFASLDVPAFLISGNSKLANLIIKVIEESMQELPGKERLINIYTENIVVEIIRYILKNKMFVEQLATNSTYFKDPRLIDLFNYIKENIGGDLSNKVLSNVANVSEDYVGQYFKMLTGINPQDYIEYQRMERAVFLLRTTKKSIREIGKEVGYKDTAYFCRRFKMMFGIPAGKMRRRESAMNI, encoded by the coding sequence ATGGAAGATTACAATAAGGTTATTGAGTCCCTGGGGGTGCGATATATTAAATCTAAGAATTATGTGTTGCAGCAACCATTTGGTGTACGGAACTTTTATGATGTAGGCAATAACCTGTATTTGCTCCATAGAGGGGTTATTGCTTTCGGTGATGAGAAACAGATAGTAGAAGAAGGCGAGATGTTGTTTGTGCCGGGTGGCCGCAGCACGAAGATCTATTTTGGTGATCCGGACAGCCGGATGATTTCAAATGATGATTTAATTAGTAATAAAGAAAAGTTCTTCCGGAGTAACAATGACCTGGATTTAATAGGTGATGCTGAAGAAAGCCACAGCTTCGTAAGCTTTGAAGCTAAAGTTTTTGACTCGGTTAACTTTTTTGCCTCGTTAGATGTACCTGCTTTCTTAATTTCTGGCAATTCTAAGTTAGCTAACTTAATTATTAAGGTAATTGAGGAAAGCATGCAGGAGTTACCGGGTAAAGAAAGGCTGATAAATATTTACACCGAAAATATTGTAGTAGAAATTATCCGCTATATTCTTAAAAATAAGATGTTTGTGGAGCAGTTGGCTACTAACAGCACTTACTTTAAAGATCCACGGTTGATTGATCTCTTTAACTATATTAAAGAAAATATCGGCGGTGATTTATCCAATAAAGTTCTTTCTAATGTTGCTAACGTATCGGAAGATTATGTTGGGCAGTATTTCAAGATGCTTACTGGTATTAATCCACAAGATTATATTGAATACCAACGGATGGAACGGGCGGTTTTCTTATTACGTACCACTAAGAAAAGCATTCGCGAAATTGGTAAAGAAGTAGGCTATAAAGACACTGCTTATTTCTGCCGTCGCTTTAAAATGATGTTTGGCATTCCGGCTGGTAAAATGCGCCGCCGCGAATCGGCTATGAATATCTAA